In Drosophila santomea strain STO CAGO 1482 chromosome 2L, Prin_Dsan_1.1, whole genome shotgun sequence, a single window of DNA contains:
- the LOC120458622 gene encoding rap guanine nucleotide exchange factor 4 isoform X2, which translates to MVVGQRSWSTQTVAGSELVPGVLLLRYRRHSGGEEQATKATKATAGATSATSAAVKRRRQLERGQMTRPASMAFEMSNKNKELMNDIFTNCKLKNGFGPSVQATAAATSPTKRPLSPDHPNPALPITETPSPAMNRMGWALRTLLVADNSSCLKDRKVSGKLIRKCAPGTELVDWLVNLSPIVHTRAQAAGMWQALLEEGVLAHVNKEQPFKDKCFLYRFRLDEEGGTAAAGVPQADDLGAANEHIREALSALFQRGPDATLRMILRKPSHERTSEELELVFEELVHIAALSHLSTSIKRELSSIFVFEAHAQAGTILFNQGDEGRSWYILLKGSVDVVIHGKGTVATLKTGDDFGKLALINDAPRAATIVLKENNCHLLRVDKEHFNRILRDVEANTLRLQEHGKDVLVLERVAKQRGQHSAFKYTVMSGTPAKMLEHLLETRLGQSVGGLDPFLDDFLLTHIVFMPVVQLVDELANYFHCDAHEDAQTAEDREYIINFKKRVIQFMQKWVMAVRHAAFEEPSVCDFIEDLAAEVEADPDLNEETSIVHNVLTQMARYQEDRNQNAGQKWKLPPNGQPICLFSGNATPSKTVIRPDDDIIFRVYCADHTYCTLRFPMHTTAELIKACAADKLQLNRGPEDLVLVEVKSNGERSVFKDNDVSIPTGLSLNGRLFVSVKDHLDALTQLQEQECPTEGVDIDLEILSTKELAYHITLFEWDLFWAVHEYELLYHTFGRHHFGKITANLDVFLRRFNEVQYWIVTELVSTPSLSKRVGLVRKFIKLAAYCKEYQNLNAFFAVVMGLSNMAVSRLQQTWEKIPSKFRKIFQEFEALIDPSRNHRAYRVFVGKLQPPLIPFMPLLLKDMTFAHEGNKTSLDGLVNFEKMHMMAQTMRTIRFCRSRSLGLEPPSPKSEGEVRTYISSFRVIDNQRVLTAMSQKVEPTRKL; encoded by the exons ATGGTAGTCGGCCAGCGGAGCTGGTCCACGCAGACTGTGGCCGGCAGTGAGCTGGTCCCTGGTGTCCTTCTGCTCCGCTACCGACGCCACAGCGGCGGGGAGGAGCAGGCGACCAAGGCCACCAAGGCCACAGCTGGCGCCACTTCCGCCACTTCCGCCGCCGTCAAGCGGCGAAGGCAGCTGGAGCGTGGACAGATGACGCGTCCTGCGTCGATGGCATTCGAAATGAGCAAC AAAAACAAGGAGTTAATGAATGACATATTCACCAACTGCAAGTTGAAGAACG GTTTTGGACCGAGTGTACAGGCAACAGCCGCAGCCACATCGCCCACAAAGAGACCCCTCAGCCCCGACCACCCGAACCCAGCGCTGCCCATTACCGAG ACGCCGAGTCCTGCTATGAACCGCATGGGCTGGGCCCTACGCACACTACTCGTCGCCGACAACTCCAGCTGTCTGAAGGATCGAAAG GTATCCGGCAAGCTAATCCGCAAGTGCGCCCCCGGCACCGAGCTCGTCGACTGGCTGGTCAACCTCTCGCCCATCGTCCACACTCGCGCCCAGGCGGCTGGCATGTGGCAGGCGCTCCTCGAGGAAGGAGTTCTCGCACACG tcaacaaggagcagcCCTTCAAAGACAAGTGCTTCCTCTATCGCTTTCGCCTCGACGAGGAGGGCGGCACGGCGGCAGCGGGCGTGCCCCAGGCGGACGATCTCGGAGCGGCCAACGAGCACATCCGCGAGGCGCTGAGCGCACTCTTCCAGCGCGGACCGGACGCCACTCTGCGTATGATATTGCGCAAACC TTCGCACGAACGGACTTcggaggagctggagctggtgTTCGAGGAACTGGTCCACATCGCCGCACTCTCCCACTTGTCGACCAGCATAAAGCGGGAGCTGTCGTCGATTTTCGTGTTCGAGGCTCACGCCCAGGCAGGAACAATAT TATTCAATCAAGGCGACGAAGGACGCTCCTGGTACATCTTACTCAAGGGGTCGGTGGACGTTGTGATACACGGCAAGGGGACTGTTGCCACTCTAAAGACTGGGGATGATTTCGGAAAACTGGCCCTGATTAACGACGCACCCAG AGCTGCAACCATCGTACTGAAGGAGAACAATTGCCACTTGCTGCGCGTGGACAAGGAACACTTCAACCGGATACTGCGTGATGTGGAGGCCAACACCCTGAGATTGCAGGAACACGGCAAGGATGTTTTAGTGCTCGAGCGCGTGGCAAAGCAACGTGGACAGCATTCGGCATTTAA ATATACGGTGATGTCGGGCACGCCGGCCAAGATGCTGGAGCACCTGCTGGAGACGCGACTGGGCCAGTCCGTGGGTGGACTAGATCCCTTTTTGGACGACTTCCTGCTCACACACATCGTATTCATGCCAGTTGTTCAGCTGGTTGATGAATTGGCCAATTA CTTCCATTGCGATGCCCATGAGGATGCCCAAACAGCCGAGGATCGGGAGTACATAATCAACTTCAAGAAGCGCGTAATCCAGTTCATGCAGAAGTGGGTAATGGCCGTCCGCCACGCGGCCTTCGAGGAGCCCAGCGTGTGCGACTTTATCGAGGACCTCGCCGCCGAGGTGGAGGCCGATCCGGACCTGAACGAGGAGACCAGCATAGTGCACAATGTGCTCACCCAAATGGCGCGCTACCAGGAGGACCGCAACCAGAACGCCGGTCAGAAGTGGAAGCTCCCGCCCAACGGCCAGCCCATCTGCCTCTTCAGTGGCAATGCGACGCCTTCGAAGACGGTCATCCGACCGGATGATGATA TCATCTTCCGCGTCTACTGCGCCGACCACACCTACTGCACCTTGCGATTCCCCATGCACACCACGGCGGAGCTCATCAAGGCGTGTGCCGCCGACAAGCTGCAGCTGAACCGGGGTCCCGAGGATCTGGTCCTCGTCGAGGTGAAGTCCAACGGAGAACGGTCCGTGTTCAAGGACAACGATGTCAGCATACCCACTGGCTTGTCGCTCAACGGCCGCCTGTTCGTCTCCGTCAAGGACCACCTGGATGCCCTG ACCcagctgcaggagcaggagtgCCCCACAGAGGGCGTGGACATCGACCTGGAGATACTGAGCACCAAGGAGCTGGCCTACCACATCACCCTGTTCGAGTGGGACCTCTTCTGGGCCGTCCATGAATACGAATTGCTTTACCACACCTTCGGACGGCATCACTTTGGCAAG ATCACTGCCAACTTGGATGTGTTCCTCCGCCGATTCAACGAGGTGCAGTACTGGATTGTCACCGAACTGGTGTCCACTCCCAGTCTGAGCAAACGCGTCGGTCTGGTCAGGAAGTTTATCAAGCTGGCCGCGTA CTGCAAGGAGTACCAGAACCTGAACGCCTTCTTTGCTGTGGTAATGGGTCTCTCCAACATGGCAGTGTCCAGGCTACAGCAGACTTGGGAGAAGATTCCCTCGAAGTTCAGGAAGATCTTCCAGGAGTTCGAGGCCCTGATCGACCCCAGTCGCAACCACAGGGCATACCGTGTGTTCGTGGGCAAGCTGCAGCCGCCGCTGATACCCTTCATGCCGCTCCTGCTGAAGGACATGACCTTCGCCCACGAGGGCAACAAGACCAGCCTGGACGGCCTGGTGAACTTCGAGAAGATGCACATGATGGCCCAGACGATGCGCACCATCCGCTTCTGTCGCTCCAGGAGTCTGG GGCTGGAGCCGCCATCGCCGAAGAGCGAGGGCGAGGTCAGGACGTACATTAGCAGCTTCCGCGTCATCGACAACCAGCGGGTACTCACCGCCATGTCCCAGAAGGTGGAGCCCACCAGGAAGCTCTAA